One genomic segment of Arachis duranensis cultivar V14167 chromosome 4, aradu.V14167.gnm2.J7QH, whole genome shotgun sequence includes these proteins:
- the LOC107486451 gene encoding probable aldo-keto reductase 2 isoform X2: protein MAKVGRMKLGSQGLEVSQQGLGCMGMSAYYGPPKPEPDMVALIHHAVQSGVTFLDTSDVYGPHTNEVLIGKALKGGVREKVELATKFGISISDDEKFENRGDPSYVRAACEGSLKRLEIDCIDLYYQHRIDTRVPIEITIGELKKLVEEGKIKYIGLSEASASTIRRAHAVHPISAVQLEWSLWSRDVEEEVIPTCRELGIGIVAYSPLGRGFLSSGTKILENLSEGDFRQNLPRFQAENLEKNKTIFERVNEMAVKKGCTPSQLALAWVHHQGNDVCPIPGTTKVDNFNQNIAALSVKLAPQEMAELESFAAADAVKGDRYAGDLSTWKNSDTPPLSSWKAV, encoded by the exons ATGGCTAAAGTTGGAAGAATGAAACTGGGATCACAAGGTTTGGAGGTATCTCAGCAAGGACTTGGTTGCATGGGAATGTCTGCTTACTATGGACCTCCAAAGCCAGAACCTGACATGGTTGCTCTCATTCACCATGCTGTTCAAAGTGGTGTCACATTCCTTGATACCTCTGATGTCTATGGTCCTCACACCAATGAAGTTCTGATTGGAAAG GCTTTGAAGGGAGGGGTGAGAGAGAAGGTTGAATTGGCAACCAAATTTGGTATCAGCATTTCTGATGATGAAAAATTTGAGAACCGTGGTGATCCATCATATGTGAGAGCTGCCTGTGAGGGAAGCTTGAAGAGACTTGAAATTGATTGTATAGATCTCTATTACCAACATCGAATTGATACACGTGTTCCAATTGAAATAACG ATTGGTGAGCTTAAGAAGCTTGTTGAggagggaaaaataaaatacattggTCTATCCGAGGCTTCAGCTTCAACAATCAGAAGAGCACATGCTGTTCATCCCATATCAGCTGTGCAGTTAGAATGGTCTCTTTGGTCAAgagatgttgaagaagaagtgaTTCCAACTTGCAG AGAACTTGGTATTGGAATTGTTGCATATAGTCCTCTTGGGAGAGGATTCCTTTCATCAGGAACAAAGATACTTGAGAATTTATCTGAGGGTGACTTCAGACAG AATCTGCCTAGATTCCAAGCAGAGAATCTGGAGAAGAACAAGACTATATTTGAGAGGGTTAATGAAATGGCAGTGAAGAAGGGATGCACTCCATCTCAGCTTGCATTGGCATGGGTTCACCACCAAGGAAACGATGTCTGCCCCATTCCTGGAACCACCAAAGTTGACAATTTTAACCAAAACATTGCTGCTTTATCTGTGAAACTTGCACCACAAGAAATGGCAGAACTCGAGTCCTTTGCTGCCGCGGATGCTGTCAAGGGTGATAGATATGCCGGCGATCTAAGTACCTGGAAGAACTCTGATACTCCACCACTCTCTTCTTGGAAAGCTGTTTAA
- the LOC107486451 gene encoding probable aldo-keto reductase 2 isoform X1, producing MAKVGRMKLGSQGLEVSQQGLGCMGMSAYYGPPKPEPDMVALIHHAVQSGVTFLDTSDVYGPHTNEVLIGKALKGGVREKVELATKFGISISDDEKFENRGDPSYVRAACEGSLKRLEIDCIDLYYQHRIDTRVPIEITIGELKKLVEEGKIKYIGLSEASASTIRRAHAVHPISAVQLEWSLWSRDVEEEVIPTCRELGIGIVAYSPLGRGFLSSGTKILENLSEGDFRQNLPRFQAENLEKNKTIFERVNEMAVKKGCTPSQLALAWVHHQGNDVCPIPGTTKVDNFNQNIAALSVKLAPQEMAELESFAAADAVKGDRYAGDLSTWKNSDTPPLSSWKAV from the exons ATGGCTAAAGTTGGAAGAATGAAGCTGGGTTCACAGGGCTTGGAG GTATCTCAGCAAGGACTTGGTTGCATGGGAATGTCTGCTTACTATGGACCTCCAAAGCCAGAACCTGACATGGTTGCTCTCATTCACCATGCTGTTCAAAGTGGTGTCACATTCCTTGATACCTCTGATGTCTATGGTCCTCACACCAATGAAGTTCTGATTGGAAAG GCTTTGAAGGGAGGGGTGAGAGAGAAGGTTGAATTGGCAACCAAATTTGGTATCAGCATTTCTGATGATGAAAAATTTGAGAACCGTGGTGATCCATCATATGTGAGAGCTGCCTGTGAGGGAAGCTTGAAGAGACTTGAAATTGATTGTATAGATCTCTATTACCAACATCGAATTGATACACGTGTTCCAATTGAAATAACG ATTGGTGAGCTTAAGAAGCTTGTTGAggagggaaaaataaaatacattggTCTATCCGAGGCTTCAGCTTCAACAATCAGAAGAGCACATGCTGTTCATCCCATATCAGCTGTGCAGTTAGAATGGTCTCTTTGGTCAAgagatgttgaagaagaagtgaTTCCAACTTGCAG AGAACTTGGTATTGGAATTGTTGCATATAGTCCTCTTGGGAGAGGATTCCTTTCATCAGGAACAAAGATACTTGAGAATTTATCTGAGGGTGACTTCAGACAG AATCTGCCTAGATTCCAAGCAGAGAATCTGGAGAAGAACAAGACTATATTTGAGAGGGTTAATGAAATGGCAGTGAAGAAGGGATGCACTCCATCTCAGCTTGCATTGGCATGGGTTCACCACCAAGGAAACGATGTCTGCCCCATTCCTGGAACCACCAAAGTTGACAATTTTAACCAAAACATTGCTGCTTTATCTGTGAAACTTGCACCACAAGAAATGGCAGAACTCGAGTCCTTTGCTGCCGCGGATGCTGTCAAGGGTGATAGATATGCCGGCGATCTAAGTACCTGGAAGAACTCTGATACTCCACCACTCTCTTCTTGGAAAGCTGTTTAA